Part of the Impatiens glandulifera chromosome 8, dImpGla2.1, whole genome shotgun sequence genome is shown below.
AGTGATCATTGGGCATTGAGTTATCCAAATCATGGCATTATTTCAGAAATGTCGTTGAGGATAGTCATCGGTTTAGTAATGATTATCCGCCATCGTATGCAACGTTAGAAGCGTCACCAAGAATTGTCACGGGTTTAGTACTGACTATTAAGTATCGAGCTCTcgagattatatattattttaggaaCATCAACAAAGATAGTCATCGATTTAGTAGTGATTATTATgtgttaaacatttttttaaccatGGAATGTTGGAAGAATGGTCATCGGTATAGTAGTGACCATTAAAAAGCATCAAACTCTCCAgcttatatattcttttatgaACATCAACAAAGATAGTCATCATAGTTATCTAGTGTTGAGATTTTTTGAACAATGTAACGTTGGAAGCATCGCCTAAACTGATCATCTGTTTAGTAGTGAACATTATGCATCAAACTCTCtagattttatcttttttaagaTGCATTTTTATGGAGATGAATCTGAATATCATATGCTTCTGTGTAGTTGTTAAAAccacttttatttaattaagatatgtgacttatttaaaaaataaaaacgaaTTCCATATTTATACtagttaatataaataaatgtcaaATTTAAAGTAAGTGCAtgtatcaaattttatatatactaaaagtatttataaaaaaaatctgaataaaCCTgagttttttattctttttttttctaccttaattttcttcttcaagTTTTTTTATTCGTTATACCCCCAACATGTATTACTGCCTTTATTTTAGAAGTCGTGTGTCACGAGAgttcataaataatttgattctaAAATTTTcgaatgtaaaaaaaaatttgaaatcgTTCTAGtcaatttagttattaaaaGGTTGAGGAGTCGGAATCGAGATAGAGAATGAAGGTCATTCCCGACATACAATCTCCCTTAAGAATAACACAATTGTTTTAAGCGAATTATCTGAAATTGATTAAATCATTTTTCGTGGAACTTGTATACTTATATCtccaataaaattttgattagaaatttcaaaaatgaaaattgagaaaatttcaaaaaaaacacAACTTAGTCCAAGATGAGTTAATGCAGAAAGAGGAGAGaaacaattaacaaaaatattttattacatgtATAAATACAGTATTAATTCTGTcataaacaaaacataatttaatgagaatgatttttgtttttatatagtaaaatatttgaagaagaGAAGACTAGCAAACAATCATCCCTTAACCAAAGAACACAACTTGTGACATTAGCTAATACAAATTGTTTGTTAAAACACGtcaaagaaaaaagagaaagagagattagTTTTTGAGTATTCTTTACTCCAAATCCCTTACGTCTTCATTTGTCTCTCGCATACCCACATTATAAAAGAACCCCCCCTCTCCCTCTCATTTCGCTGACACCACATctgtcatcttcttcttctccttcggATTGCTCTTTCATGGAGAAGCTCACTTTTGTCAAAAATGGCGTCTTGAGACTTCCTCCTGGTTTTCGTTTCCACCCAACTGATGAAGAGCTTATAGTTCAATATCTGAAAAGAAAAGTGTTTTCTCACCCATTTCCCGCCTCCATTATTCCTGAAGCCGACATCTGCAAATCTGATCCATGGGATTTGCCAGGTTCATacaattgtttttgttttttcattcaattctctctctctctatcttatTTGACTGAAACTGTTTTATTCTCATTTGAAACAGGGGATTCAGAGAAGAAGGAGAGATATTTCTTCAGCAAAAAAGAAGCAAAGTATCCAAATGGAAACAGATCTAACAGGTCAACGAATTCCGGGTATTGGAAAGCCACGGGTATCGACAAGCGAATCGTTTCTTCTAAAGAAAACCAGTTAGTGGGGATGAAGAAAACCCTCGTCTTTTATAGAGGGAAACCTCCTCATGGTAACAAAACAAATTGGATCATGCACGAATTTCGCCTCCTCGACGGCGCCGCCGATGATGTCACGGTTGACAATTGGGTTCTTTGCCGGATATTTCTGAAAAAGAGAGGCAACAAGAACGAGGAGACGATGATGATCGTCGACAGATCAGCTTTGGGGAAAACGAGGAAAGTTTTGTTTTACAATTTCATGGCCGACAAAGGAGGAAGAACTGATGTGAACGGCGGATCCCCCATTTCTGTTGGTTCTTGTTCGTCGGATTCAAGTGGGATTACCGCGGAATTGCCAAAAATTCATGATGATTCTGATGGGATGGAAGAAATCAGCGGCTCTAATACATTGATGTTATTCAAGAGGAAACCCATTTAGAATCGTGTTGGATCTTTCTTCCGTTTCTTATAGGAATAAACTGAAATCGAAGGAAGCTGTCGGAAAGGTTTTTAATTAACAGAGGGTAATCATGTCATTGTTTCCTAATTATAAAGGAATTTCTCttgagattttttatatttaaattgaaaaatattcgGGAGAATTTGATGATAAGTACTAAGTAGGACATAATATAaggaaaattattattattattattattatttttatatatgagcaaaaaaaaattataatcaaactatatatatatataacataattaatcatatatctTACCGACTCAAGTACAGAAGTTTAAGAATAACCGTTACTTGTTGCCgctaaattagaaaaaagaatttaaattaaattgtttgaataacttAACCTTAAGgtttaaacttataatattatgttttctCTCTTAtcgtttttaaataatatttatttattatctctcacctcttactaattattttatttttaattttattctaattattttattcgtactttttatctttttaataattttaatcattcttttatttatttatctctataattattttattaattctctcacatttactttttttttatatattaatataaaattattataataataaaacataaatttaaatatatatctccactattttatttcttacacaaaaatataaataaaattctaaatttattatatatatataatataagtgtgaatttattatatattaataattaatttaataaaaattaatatattaatataatttattttacaataattatttttttattttaaataatttattattatttaaaactaaattaataaatatatataacattacatatttaatattaattattaaataatattataaatataaaaaaataaataaactcggatgacatatataatatgaaataaactTAGTTGCTTTACCTATTAAATAAGCTGAATTAAACTAATGGGGTGTAAaaagaagaatttttttttttttatcttccaaTTCTTTCTAAATTTGGTATTTCTTGAGTATTTTATTTCTTAGTGTTATATTGAATCAGCTTATTCTTTGTtgcatataattaatttatttaatattagtttaatttatttattttttatatttataatgttatttaataattaatattatatatgtattgttatatatatatatatatattaatttaattttaaataataataaattatttaaattaaaaaataatatatttaaaaataaattatataaatttataatttttttaatatatatatttaatatgaacatatataagaagatatataatttttttttggatgatttatttatattcatctctataaagtaaaaattaaatatataacggAAAAGTagatattataaaaagttttttagtaatttaaaaaataataagatttgtAATCTCAGAAAAACACCTATGATTTATGGAAAAGCTTGaggtttaaaattttaatcttcatttttgtgtggagaatttttatttttaaataaaatattattttaaaaaaaatttaaataattctttatcgatattaaaattaattaaaaataattaatttgggattaattttaaataatccggggatttaaaaaattacaatttaatttattagaaaattatttatttaaattaattagtaataattaattaaaaaaattatttatttaaaatagagtcGCCATTTTTGAAATCCAAAAGAATCAAAAGgagagaataaaattaaattagaattagttattgtgataattaaattctaactataaaaattaattaaaaaaactaaaaatttcttaagactaaaatattttatttattttacgcAAAATAAACgaaaaaagagttaaaataatttatttataattttagatataaattatgtgtaatttatagtctaaaataattaaataaatacccctaATATACCTAAAagtacccaaaaataaaataatgaatataattttattatgttgtcaaaaataattttatgtattgatagattaaattaaataaagaaaaaaagggGAATTgaggaaaataattaattaagttcaATTAAAAAACGCttcaattgattaaaatgaacttaggacaataaaactaagtttaatcaatacgaaattgttttgataatgcattattaaatgaataaaactaagttatgcAGTAGTTTAATGCGCAAGTACAACTCATGAGGCGTTGACAACTAAGATGATGTCATCAGAACTGAAGAGGAATTGAGAACAGGATTGCCAATAACATAGTTGTCTTCAACACGCTGACAACGGGCTTGCTTCAACATCAGTCTAAAAAAACGATAATAGCAACCTTGTTTCGTCAGTAGTCTGAAGAAACGCTAACAACAGCCTTGTTTCAGCAGCAGTATGAAGAAGCGCTGGCAGCAACCTTGTTTTAGAAGTAGTATGAAGAAACGCTGGTAGCTGCCTTGCTTCAAcaacagtctgaagaagcgctaacaacagtctgaagaagcgcgaacAACATCATTGCTTCAACAACACTTTGAAGAAGCGCTGGAAGCAGTCTTGTTTCAGCAtccgtctgaagaagcgctaacagCAGTCTTGCTTtagcagcagtctgaagaacTGCTGACAGCAGCCTTGCTTtagcagcagtctgaagaagttcTAACAGCAGCCTAGATCTAACAGCCGTTTGAAGAAGTGCTTTCTTATCCGTATAGCTTATCAGCAGCACTCGCTTTAAGCAAGCTAACTCATAAGCTTAAGATACCAAAGTGTACAATTGCCTCATACAACCATTAGAAAGCTGACACGTATCAGATTCGACTGTTGctacattttaatataaaagaacaaCATACTACAACGACGAATCCTCTCCCAATCCCTAAATATATGGATTCTCAGTACGGAGAATTCTCCCGGTCAATTCACAATCCCTTAATATCTGGATTCTCGGTACGACGAATCCTCCCGGCCAGTTCACGTATCCAAGAATAAGATTTGACCGTTGCTACGCTTCAATATAAAAGAACAACAAAGTGCAACGGCGAAGCAAGTATTGAAGTTCTTAGTTGACAACGACTTTCGATcaatttactctctctctccAACTCATCTTTTATAAATGCATTATGTATTTCATTTACGCCAAGCTGAGAGTTAATTTTGTGATAACTTGTGTAGTATTGAGATCAATATTAACCTCTAACCGAGTTAATATCAACcggtgtgttgtgtaagcgttcatTCTAGCGAGACCCCCAGTCCCCCTCGGCGATCCCAATCCTAACATTGATAAACAAGGCTTgaatacctatcgagagatataaTTTTACTCTCAgcacctatcaagagatatgatttttgttttgaaatatttggtCGTAGTGATGTTGCGAAAGgatatacctatcaagagataggttTTAGTGGAAttgtatataaacgatgtctcaacctatcgacaaatatgattttttagaCGGAATCATGTACAAACGATTggcgcacctatcaacatataggttttGTATCGGAATTctatacaaacaatgtctcggtctatcaacatataggattttTAGACAcaatcatgtacgaatgattaacgcacctatcaacaaatagggtttctTACAGAACtatatacaaacaatgtcttgacctatcgacatatattattttaagatggAATCGTGCACAAACAATTAGAATACCTATTAACATATAGGGTTTCTTAAggaattgtatacaaacaatgtctcgacctatcgacatataggattTTCAGACGGAATCATGTACGAACAATTAGCGCACCTATTAACATATAAGTTTTCTTACAGAATTGTATACAAACAGTGTCTTGACCTGACGAATATAGTGGTGTTAAGATCAGGATTGACGATGGAGATTGGGGTCTCACAaagttgaacgcttacacacacttcgtttgatattaactttgttagaagttaatatctggtttctattcttcacaagtcgtcacaaactcttgaaccgagttcaagtgcggaaatgtttgtttcgacttgaagcaacacaacgAGTTTAGAATAATGTAATAAGAATGAACATTGGACACaaaagatgtttatggatgttcagagataaagttcctacgtcaccccttcttctcaaccttgagaaggatattcacaagaagatttgattgaatacaacacttgtacacAACCTAGTCAAACAGCCAGGACTTAGTTATTGTCTGCTTTCGAACTCCTAGAACACACTCTTTGttgaatagaaacagattttgtcaacttacaatgctaagAAACTCACACATAATATGTAGTATTGGTACaacttttgaaatttaatacaattgaaggcttatgaaagttTCTAAAGCTCTAAAGAGTTGATAACAAAGGATTGTTGTTAGTAAAGCCAGTGTGAAACAAGTTGtcctttgttttattaaataggCAAGTGTCGACGGACATATTCTGCTGCTCAATGGACATATTTTGCTTCTTAAGACATCAATCTTGATCTTTATTGTTTGATATATAGACTAGTACTTTATATGAGATGTtatttgatcttgtctgtacttaGATGATAATAAGCCAAATTATCATTAATTGGATTATGATTTACGAGGAGCGTAAATTTCAGAGGCTTCACATGTCTTTGATTCTTTTGGTGGAGTTTTATTGCTGTCAAAAGGTCACATCAGTCTTTACTCCAAAATGGAAACAATTGCTGGAGAAGCCTAAAGTTGATAAAGTTGGAAGCTTTCCAATGTATCACTAAATTAGAAACTTATTGGACGCACTtcattttgatataaaattgaTCTGAGAAAAATGCCaactttgtttaaaataaaactgaaaTGCAAACTATCGGCTTCGCGTTTGCAAAATACTGATTTTGATAAAAACCAACTACGCCTTCAAAATTACCAATCTTGATAAAAACCGACTGCGCTTTCAAAATTACCAATCTTGATAAAAACCGACTACGCCTACAAAAATACCGATCTTGATATAAAACGACCGCGCCTTCAAAAATACCAATCTTGATAAAAACCCACTACACCTTCAAAATTACCGATCTTGATAAAAACCGAATGCGCCTTCAAAATACTGATTTTGATAAAAACCGATTGAGCCTTCAAAAATACCGATCTTGATAAAAACCGACCGCGCCTTCAAAAATACCGATCTTAATAAAAACCGACTGCGTCTTCAAAAATACCGATCTTAATAAAAACTGACTACGCCTTCAAAAATAACGATCTTGATAAAACCGACTGCGCCTTCAAAAATACCGATCTTAACAAAAATTGACTTGTTCAAAATGCCGATCCTGCACatgattaaattaatatagttaattaatattgctacttaattaattatttttacttaacaatttctccctttttgattatttaaaataaatattcaaaacctgatagttttataattgatggataattatcctaagttaattagctaatttgattttacaatttttccctttttgattgttttaaccTAAAACTATCAAAACCATTTAACTTGATCcaagtatttttaatattcatcatttcacAGTCctgtttaatatttgaaaacaaggAATGTAATTAGTTAAAGATTAATAAGTCCATAAAAATGTTGAAATAAGTTCATGTGTAAAGACAAAAGATAAAGAGAAGCATAAAAAAAGGTTGTAAGGTTTAACCTTTCCCTCTTGTTCTGTTCTCGATGTCCTTTAGTTCTACCATAAAAGGTTCATTAGGTTGATCCTCAGTGTTACTTCAACGACCCCTTCTAGTTGGTGGATCAAATATATCATCAATATTAATCCCACCACCTCGACTTAATATACGAGTGGACCGAGCGTTGCGTGGAACTTCTGTTTGAGATCGAGAGTTCACAAGTTGATACATCATTTAAGATAAGGTCATCTGGTCTTCCTCAGCTTCATCTCTTTTAGAAGCCTCAACAgcttcattttcttcatcttgAAATCGCTGAGCTACTGCCTCTTGTTCTCTTCACTTTTCAGGATCGACATCACTTTGAGATTTGGCCATTTCCATTATCTAAGAAATAAGAACCTCAGCGGCAGTCTTGGTTTCTCTATGaatataaaatgttttcttGAAGAAAGGTTCAAATTTCTTGAGATCTTTTCGCATATCTTTTCTTAGTTTGTCTAATCCTTGATTGAGGGTGTTAAAGGAGGATGCTTACAAGTTCTCCATTCGGTCCAATCTAGATTCAAAGGATTGAAAGATGTATTGCAATGGAGCTATAGTTTCCAAGACTATTTGTCTGATATCCAACTGTCTTGATGTCACCTCCTCGGATGTGGATCGATATGAGCCAAGTGGGACAGCCTTATAGGATCATCATGACAGGCACTGAACTCCATCGATATTTCAGGTTCTGGTGGAACATTTGGTTGACCACTCGGTTCATGAAGACAATCATCTCTGGCCTCATGAATATGGTTAGAGATCCCTTTGGATCTAGAAGATTAACTTGAGGATGAGTGGGCAAGGGTCGATAGCCTTGGATTTTGAActtcaatctcttcttcaatGACTGGTTGTTCTGAAGGAGGAATTTCATTACCGGTCAGTTCAGGATTCTTGACTTGATGAGAGTATACAAGACCCTTTTCTGTTGCGAATGATGGAATCAAATGTGCTTCATTTTGCCCAACCTTGATCTCAATATCTTCATATGGAGACCCAAGGAGACCAGATTCTGTTTTGTCGTTAGAGTTAGGTTTTGTACGTTTATGAATACATTCCCAATCCTTCCTTGACATACCAACGTACTTCTTCTTGACACACGGTCCTCGTACTTTATAATCATCGAACTCTTCCCGTTCTTCTACACTTGCCCGTTCTTGTCTGGATGTTTGAGCTTCTTCAACCGGTATCTTCTCAGTTCGGATAGGTTGAAATTCGCCTTGAGGGGGAGGCATCTCTTCAATTAAATCAAAGGTTCATTCTCGTCGTCATGGTTTAACTCGGTTCGATGAGAAGGAATTCTCAATTCTTCCAAGTTAGAACATTCACTACCATCCACATATTTGAGAGTAGTGGATATGTACTTCTCCAAAAGTCTATTTAGATCACCTTCGCATCTGTTTTTGTTGTGTCAAAGGAATGATTAAAGTTCATCTGGCGTGATAATCCTTGTTCCAATGATGGAGAATACTGATTTCTCCGATTCTAGAAGTCTTGACCTTTAATCATTTTATGCTGAGTTTGGGAATACTTCACTGAAATTTGTTTCCAAACTGAGGTTCACCCAATAGATGAAAACATCAATTTTCAACATAACAACAGTTTCAACCTGTTTGAGAATCAGTTGAATTGATGTTTGTGCCTCTAGGGTGACATCAAGAGACGTGTTAAGAGGAGAAGGGGCGATGCCTTTATCTGGCTTACCTTAGCTTGGCTCCGCGACTTCCTCTTATTTAGTTTCTGGAACCGGTTCTCTAATATAAAGTTTCCTTATTGTTCTCATTATAGCAAAGGAGGAGAATGTTTCAACCAGAGACCTTCTTAATGCATGTTCGTTTGGAGGAGGCATAGTGTGCAGGATTCCATGTGGAAATGTTAGAGTGGGAATGGATCTTTCATTAGCGGCTACTGTAGTTGTCTGAACATCAGTAGTTGAGGAAGCCATTACCGGAGTTGGGATCTCTTTTTGAATAACTTGATTAGGATCGGTTTGACCGATAGCAACAATTTCGGGCTGATCAGTTTGTAAAGGATCGGACCGTCTGGTTTTGTCAGCTTCAGACGAATCGACTTGTAATTCTTCTAACTACTCGGTTTGGGTACCTTCAATTGGCCGGTCGGTTTGATAGTCGACTAACCAATCGGTTTTAAAAGCATATGACCGATCGGTTTCCATAGTAGGCATTTCAATAATAGTGGGATCCACGATCTTGGGCGAAATATCAATAACTCCTAATTGAGCCTCTAAAGCCGTAGGCTAAATCGGAGTAGTAATCGAAACTGCATATTCCGTAGGCATGGAGGAGACATTAAAATGAGTAAGAGGGGAATTATTTACCGCATACCGAGTTCGTCTTCTTGACACACGGTCCTCGTACTTTATAATCATCGAACTCTTCCCGTTCTTCTACACTTGCCCGTTCTTGTCTGGATGTTTGAGCTTCTTCAACCGGTATCTTCTCAGTTCGGATAGGTTGAAATTCGCCTTGAGGGGGAGGCATCTCTTCAATTAAATCAAAGGTTCATTCTCGTCGTCATGGTTTAACTCGGTTCGATGAGAAGGAATTCTCAATTCTTCCAAGTTAGAACATTCACTACCATCCACATATTTGAGAGTAGTGGATATGTACTTCTCCAAAAGTCTATTTAGATCACCTTCGCATCTGTTTTTGTTGTGTCAAAGGAATGATTAAAGTTCATCTGGCGTGATAATCCTTGTTCCAATGATGGAGAATACTGATTTCTCCGATTCTAGAAGTCTTGACCTTTAATCATTTTATGCTGAGTTTGGGAATACTTCACTGAAATTTGTTTCCAAACTGAGGTTCACCCAATAGATGAAAACATCAATTTTCAACATAACAACAGTTTCAACCTGTTTGAGAATCAGTTGAATTGATGTTTGTGCCTCTAGGGTGACATCAAGAGACGTGTTAAGAGGAGAAGGGGCGATGCCTTTATCTGGCTTACCTTAGCTTGGCTCCGCGACTTCCTCTTATTTAGTTTCTGGAACCGGTTCTCTAATCTAAAGTTTCCTTATTGTTCTCATTATAGCAAAGGAGGAGAATGTTTCAACCAGAGACCTTCTTAATGCATGTTCGTTTGGAGGAGGCATAGTGTGCAGGATTCCATGTGGAAATGTTAGAGTGGGAATGGATCTTTCATTAGCGGCTACTGTAGTTGTCTGAACATCAGTAGTTGAGGAAGCCATTACCGGAGTTGGGATCTCTTTTTGAATAACTTGATTAGGATCGGTTTGACCGATAGCAACAATTTCGGGCTGATCAGTTTGTAAAGGATCGGACCGTCTGGTTTTGTCAGCTTCAGACGAATCGACTTGTAATTCTTCTAACTACTCGGTTT
Proteins encoded:
- the LOC124912093 gene encoding NAC domain-containing protein 83-like: MEKLTFVKNGVLRLPPGFRFHPTDEELIVQYLKRKVFSHPFPASIIPEADICKSDPWDLPGDSEKKERYFFSKKEAKYPNGNRSNRSTNSGYWKATGIDKRIVSSKENQLVGMKKTLVFYRGKPPHGNKTNWIMHEFRLLDGAADDVTVDNWVLCRIFLKKRGNKNEETMMIVDRSALGKTRKVLFYNFMADKGGRTDVNGGSPISVGSCSSDSSGITAELPKIHDDSDGMEEISGSNTLMLFKRKPI